The segment ACCTTCCCTTGATATCAAGGGAAGGTGCTCAGCTTCCATCTCTATTTCCGATTTTCCAACTTAATTCCATTACACAACAACAGTAACTTCCTTCTAAAAGTTCATTCTCAAACTTTATTCACTCCGACAAGCTTCACAATTATCACATAACCCTTTACTCCACCGTCACACTCTTAGCCAAATTCCTTGGCTTATCAACGTCCGACCCTCTTGCTACTGCAGCATAGTACGCAAGCAACTGTAGCGGTACTACCGTCAGTATCGGTGCCAGCAGCGGGATGGTGTTGGGGATGGTGATGACTTGGTCCACGGACTGACTGATGTTTGAGTCTTCAAAGACCACAGCGGTGACATGGGCACCGCGGGCTTTTACTTCCTTGATGTTGGATACGGTCTTATCATAGATACTGCTTTGAGTGGCTAGAGCCACTACCGGTATGCCTTCGGTAATTAGGGCCAAGGTGCCGTGCTTCAATTCGCCGGCGGCGTAGGCCTCGGCGTGGATATAGGAAATCTCTTTTAATTTCAGGGAACCTTCTAAAGAAACAGCATAGTCTAAGCCGCGGCCGATGAAGAAGGCGTCTTCTCTTTTAGCCCATTCACCTGCCAATTTTTCCACTGTTTCCGCATGCCCGAGTACCTGCTCCAGCTGCTCCGGCAGTTCCCTTAAGGCCTGAGTAACACTGGTTACCTGATCCGATGTCAGAACTTTTCTCTCCTGACCTATAAAGAGTCCTAAGAGATATGCTGCCGCCAACTGGGTCAGATAGGCCTTGGTGGAGGCCACTGCTACCTCCGGTCCGGCCCAGGTATAGATGACGGCATCTGCCTCCCGGGAAACTGAGCTTCCCACCACATTAGTGATGGCGACCACCGGTGCGCCCTTGGACTGGGCTTCCCGCATGGCTGCCAGGGTATCGGCCGTTTCGCCGGACTGACTGATTACCACTACTAGGGTATTTTCGTCAATTAGCGGGTCCCGATAGCGAAATTCCGAGGCAATGTCTGCCTCCGCCGGGATTCGCGCTAGGTTTTCCATCACATATTTGCCCACAAGCCCGGCATGATAGGCAGTACCACAGGCCACGAAGTAGACTTTATTAATATCATTTAAGTTCTTAATTTGTTTAAGTTCATCTAGCAGCACGCCGCCGTTATCCAGTCGTCCTTTTAGGGTAGCTCTCAATGCTCGGGGCTGCTCAAAGATTTCTTTCAGCATAAAGTGGGGGTAGCCGCCCTTTTCTGCGGCTTCTATATCCCAATCTACCTGATAGACTTCTTTATCTACTTTCCCTTTTTGGTTAAATACCTCTACCCTTTGATCGGTAACCACCGCTACCTCGCCATCTTCCATGATGAAGGTTTTCCGAGTATGCTTAAGAATCGCCGGGATATCTGAAGCGAGGAAGTTTTCGCCTTCGCCTAATCCCACTACCAAGGGGCTGTCTTTTCGGGCGCACACTAGTTTATCCGGTTCGTCTGTAGACAGTATCACCATGGCATAAGCACCATCTACCTGTTTAATTACTTGGTTTATTGTCTCCAACAAATCACCATTATAGAATTTCTCTACCAGATGGGCCAGTACTTCTGTGTCCGTCTCAGACCTGAAGGTATGGCCTTCCTTAATTAGTTCGTCTTTTAAATCTTGGTAGTTCTCAATAATACCATTATGCACTACGGCAAATCTACCGCTGCAGTCATAATGGGGATGGGCGTTTTCATCCGATGGCTTCCCGTGGGTCGCCCAACGGGTGTGCCCGATACCAATACTGCCGCCTAATTCCTCATCTGCCAGTGCCGCCTCCAGTACCTCAAGCTTACCTTTTTGCTTTATTACCTTTATCTGCTCACCGCAAATGGTGGCAATGCCTGCAGAATCATATCCTCTATACTCTAATTTAGCAAGACCCTCCAATAGTACCGGCGCAGCCGGTTTAGGGCCAATGTAGCCAACGATGCCGCACATGTAACTTCACTCCTTCATGTAACAATCAAAAAGCGTATACGTATCCCGCAGCGTAATAAACCTTATCAAGCGTAATTATACGACTTTTCGAAAGTTAGAATTGGTCAAAGCTCAAATACCCTTTGTGCCCGAAATTACTTCCGGGTTTTGTGGTACCTGTTAACGACCTGCTTTAAGGCCGAGGGGCATCCGCCGAAAGTTCGATAAAACCCCTTCCTCGTCAACCGCATAGTGCGGCTCAGGCGCTTTTCAACCGGAGCAGCAAATCAATTATACCCTCCTCATCTCTCACCTCCCCTTAAGAATATCCTTAACTAATTAATTATACATTCTCCCTCACTACCTGGGCAATACTTTCCACTATTTGCTTGATCTCCGCTTCATCGGTTCCTTCACCCATAATGCGCAGCAAAGGTTCGGTACCGGAAGGGCGCACCAGGATGCGGCCTTTACCGCCCAAGCTTTCTTCTGCGCCGGCAATGGCTGCCGTCACCGTAGGATGTGTCATGCTTTCCTGCTTATCCTTCACCCGTACATTTACCAGCACCTGAGGCAGGCGCTGCATTAATCCTGCAAGGACCGAAAGAGACTTACCGGTTTCCTTAACTACCTGCATAAGCTGTAACCCGGTAAGCACACCGTCACCGGTGGTATTATGGTCTAAGAATATAATATGACCTGACTGCTCGCCACCCAGTGTCGCGTCAATCTCCCGCATTTTTTCAAGTACATAGCGGTCTCCTACCTTGGTTTGAGGTGTTTTGATACCATTTTCCTTCAAGGCCAGATGCAGGCCCAGATTGCTCATTACTGTCACTACCAGGGTATCCTTCCTTAATTGTCCCTTTTCCATTAAATCTTTGGCCAGGATTACCATAATCTGGTCACCGTCCACTAGCCGGCCTTTCTCGTCTACCGCCAGCACCCTGTCTGCATCGCCGTCATGGGCGAGACCAATATCGGCACCATGAGCCAAAACTGCTTGCTGCAATGCTTCAATATGGGTAGAACCGCAATCTTTATTAATATTCACCCCATCGGGATCATTAAAGATAGGAATCACATCTGCACCCAATTCCCAGAGGGCTTTGGGAGAAGCGCCGGAGGCAGCACCATTAGCGCAGTCCACCACCACTTTAATACCCTTTAAATCTGTACGAATAGTTCCTTTCAAGAAGTTTATGTAACGTTTTTCGGCATCCATCACCCTGACTGCCCGACCTACATTTTCCCCCACCGGACGACCGCTGTCTTCCACCTTTGCAGCTTCTCTTTCAATATCATCTTCCACATCATCATCAAGCTTAAAACCTTGGCTACCAAAGAATTTAATACCGTTATCTGCCACAGGGTTATGGGATGCGGAAATTACCACCCCGGCATCAGCACCGAGTTCTCTAGTTAAATAACTGACCGCGGGTGTAGGTACAATCCCGACTAATAAAGCATCGCTGCCCACTGAGCATATCCCCGCTACCAAAGCTGCTTCCAGCATATCTCCGGAAATACGGGTATCCTTACCGATTACTATTTTGGGTTTTTCCTTCCCCTTACCCAGCACTCGAGCCCCGGCCTGACCCAGTTTAAAGGCCAGCTCAGGGGTTAATTCTTCATTGGCTACTCCCCTTACGCCATCGGTTCCGAATAATCTCATCTATTTTTACCTCCTTGGTTCACTCTTTAGGCGGGGCGTACTTCTGGATGATATTTTCCGCCACCCGCACGCCGTCCACCGCTGCGCTGATTATACCCCCGGCATAACCTGCTCCTTCGCCTGCAGGATATAGACCTTCTAAGCTCACCGACTGAGTATCGGCGTTTCTTAAGATGCGTACCGGAGCTGAAGTTCTGGTCTCTACTCCGGTTAATGGTATATCTCCTCCGGCAAAGCCGGGTATCTTCCGATTAAAATCCTGTATGGCCCGGGCCAGAGTTTCGGCTATCTCTTCAGGTAAACATTCATGAAAATTAGCCGGTTTGACTCCGGGTCGGTAACTGGTGCTAACCGACGCAGCCACCTCTCCTATACGGTTAGCCAGAAAATCTTCCACCCGTTGAGTGGGCGCATGATAGTTGTTACCGCCCAATTGAAAAGCTTTACCTTCTAACTGTCGCTGCAGCTCTACTCCGGCAAGGATGTGATTAGATGGGAAGTCCTTTCCATCCACCGTCACCACTACAGCACTATTTGCTATACCGGAGTCTCTGCCGGATTCGCTCATACCGTTGGTAACCACCGTGTCCGGCTCTGATGCTCCGGCCACCACATAACCGCCGGGGCACATACAAAAGGTATAGACACTGCGGCCGGTGAGCTTATCGCGATAGGTCAGATGATAGCCCGCCGGGCCTAATCGGGAATGACCGGCAAACTCACCGTACTGCACCTTGTCTATCAACTGTTGGGGGTGTTCGATGCGAAGCCCTACAGCAAAGGGCTTTTGTTCCATGTCCACTTTTTCACATAGCATGGCGTAAGTATCCCTGGCACTGTGCCCAATAGCCAGCACCGCTGCTTCGGTCTTAATCTCCTGCTTTTCGTTTATCACCACTGCTTCCACCTGGTTGTGGCTGGTGATAATGTCAGTTACTTGACTTTCAAAATAGACTTTGCCGCCCAATTGGATTATCTTTTCCCGCAGGGCTTTGACGATCTCTTTTAGCTTATCTGTCCCCAGGTGGGGCTTATGCTGATATGTAATTTCTTCGGGCGCTCCCCCGGCTACTAATTCCCTTAATACTTCCTCTACGCGCGGGTCCTTGATACGGGTGGTGAGCTTGCCGTCAGAAAATGTACCCGCGCCGCCCTCGCCAAACTGCACATTGGACTGGTGGTCAGGAATTCCCTCTTCCCAGAATTTTTTTACATCTTCGCTGCGTCGGGCCAC is part of the Metallumcola ferriviriculae genome and harbors:
- the glmS gene encoding glutamine--fructose-6-phosphate transaminase (isomerizing); protein product: MCGIVGYIGPKPAAPVLLEGLAKLEYRGYDSAGIATICGEQIKVIKQKGKLEVLEAALADEELGGSIGIGHTRWATHGKPSDENAHPHYDCSGRFAVVHNGIIENYQDLKDELIKEGHTFRSETDTEVLAHLVEKFYNGDLLETINQVIKQVDGAYAMVILSTDEPDKLVCARKDSPLVVGLGEGENFLASDIPAILKHTRKTFIMEDGEVAVVTDQRVEVFNQKGKVDKEVYQVDWDIEAAEKGGYPHFMLKEIFEQPRALRATLKGRLDNGGVLLDELKQIKNLNDINKVYFVACGTAYHAGLVGKYVMENLARIPAEADIASEFRYRDPLIDENTLVVVISQSGETADTLAAMREAQSKGAPVVAITNVVGSSVSREADAVIYTWAGPEVAVASTKAYLTQLAAAYLLGLFIGQERKVLTSDQVTSVTQALRELPEQLEQVLGHAETVEKLAGEWAKREDAFFIGRGLDYAVSLEGSLKLKEISYIHAEAYAAGELKHGTLALITEGIPVVALATQSSIYDKTVSNIKEVKARGAHVTAVVFEDSNISQSVDQVITIPNTIPLLAPILTVVPLQLLAYYAAVARGSDVDKPRNLAKSVTVE
- the glmM gene encoding phosphoglucosamine mutase translates to MRLFGTDGVRGVANEELTPELAFKLGQAGARVLGKGKEKPKIVIGKDTRISGDMLEAALVAGICSVGSDALLVGIVPTPAVSYLTRELGADAGVVISASHNPVADNGIKFFGSQGFKLDDDVEDDIEREAAKVEDSGRPVGENVGRAVRVMDAEKRYINFLKGTIRTDLKGIKVVVDCANGAASGASPKALWELGADVIPIFNDPDGVNINKDCGSTHIEALQQAVLAHGADIGLAHDGDADRVLAVDEKGRLVDGDQIMVILAKDLMEKGQLRKDTLVVTVMSNLGLHLALKENGIKTPQTKVGDRYVLEKMREIDATLGGEQSGHIIFLDHNTTGDGVLTGLQLMQVVKETGKSLSVLAGLMQRLPQVLVNVRVKDKQESMTHPTVTAAIAGAEESLGGKGRILVRPSGTEPLLRIMGEGTDEAEIKQIVESIAQVVRENV
- a CDS encoding NAD(P)/FAD-dependent oxidoreductase, whose protein sequence is MRIKLSNLRQDLDQPIEALPTRVAKELKVPQSELKEFKILRESVDARRRSTSLVYTVSANVEGQLAKELLTNPNVTELPEEKKRALEIGSKQISYPPVVVGAGPAGLFAALTLAVWGYQPILLERGRDVARRSEDVKKFWEEGIPDHQSNVQFGEGGAGTFSDGKLTTRIKDPRVEEVLRELVAGGAPEEITYQHKPHLGTDKLKEIVKALREKIIQLGGKVYFESQVTDIITSHNQVEAVVINEKQEIKTEAAVLAIGHSARDTYAMLCEKVDMEQKPFAVGLRIEHPQQLIDKVQYGEFAGHSRLGPAGYHLTYRDKLTGRSVYTFCMCPGGYVVAGASEPDTVVTNGMSESGRDSGIANSAVVVTVDGKDFPSNHILAGVELQRQLEGKAFQLGGNNYHAPTQRVEDFLANRIGEVAASVSTSYRPGVKPANFHECLPEEIAETLARAIQDFNRKIPGFAGGDIPLTGVETRTSAPVRILRNADTQSVSLEGLYPAGEGAGYAGGIISAAVDGVRVAENIIQKYAPPKE